The following proteins are co-located in the Pseudarthrobacter siccitolerans genome:
- the secA gene encoding preprotein translocase subunit SecA has translation MASLIEKLLRTGDKKTLRQLRNYADSINALEDSFKTFTDAELREETDRLRERHQDGEKLDDLLPEAFAAVREASSRTLGMRHFDVQLMGGAALHLGNIAEMKTGEGKTLVATAPAYLNALTGKGVHVVTVNDYLAEYQSDLMGRVYRFLGLTSGCILSNQDPAVRREQYAADITYGTNNEFGFDYLRDNMAWDRAELVQRGHNFAIVDEVDSILIDEARTPLIISGPAQGDTNRWYSEFAKVVLRLQPEKDYEVDEKKRTVGVLESGIEKVEDYLGVENLYESANTPLIGFLNNAIKAKELFKRDKDYVILDGEVLIVDEHTGRILAGRRYNEGMHQAIEAKEGVEIKAENQTLATVTLQNYFRMYHKLSGMTGTAETEAAEFMGTYKLGVVPIPTNRDMQRIDQADLVFKNETVKFDAVVKDIAERHENGQPVLVGTTSVEKSEYLSRLLAKEGIRHEVLNAKNHAREAAIVAQAGRKGAVTVATNMAGRGTDIMLGGNAEFTAVAELAKRGLDPEENSEEYESAWPEALEGAKQSVKDEHEEVLNLGGLYVLGTERHESRRIDNQLRGRSGRQGDPGESRFYLSLTDDLMRLFNSGAAERLMNSSVPDDVALESKLVSRAIASAQGQVEGRNAEQRKNVLKYDDVLNRQREAIYSDRRRILEGDDLHEKVQFFVEDTITALIDAATAEGNGDDWDFHQLWTNLKTLYPVSVTPEEIIEEAGGKSRLTVEMLKEELLSDARLVYQSREEAIGSESMRELERRVVLSVIGRKWQEHLYEMDYLKEGIGLRAMAQRDPLVEYQREGFAMFQSMMEAIREESVGFLFNLEVEVTPAQDVVVADDQGGHTEHVEPQVRAAGLEAPAQPAQLQYTAPREDGGTQTRVETRSSGRSGNPAKAAAQDAAKRPAKKKKR, from the coding sequence GTGGCATCACTTATCGAAAAACTTCTCCGCACGGGTGACAAGAAAACCCTCCGGCAACTGCGGAACTATGCCGATTCCATCAATGCCCTTGAAGATTCATTCAAGACCTTCACGGATGCCGAACTGCGCGAGGAAACGGACCGGCTGCGCGAACGCCACCAGGACGGCGAAAAGCTTGACGACCTGCTTCCGGAGGCCTTTGCCGCGGTCCGGGAAGCGTCTTCACGCACCCTGGGCATGCGCCATTTCGATGTCCAGTTGATGGGCGGCGCCGCGCTGCACCTGGGCAACATTGCAGAAATGAAGACCGGTGAAGGCAAGACCCTGGTGGCAACTGCTCCTGCCTACCTCAATGCGCTTACCGGCAAGGGTGTCCACGTCGTCACGGTGAATGACTACCTGGCTGAATACCAGTCCGACCTCATGGGCCGGGTGTACCGTTTCCTTGGCCTTACCAGCGGGTGCATCCTTTCAAACCAGGATCCCGCGGTCCGGCGCGAGCAGTACGCCGCCGATATCACTTACGGCACCAACAACGAATTCGGTTTCGATTACCTCCGCGACAACATGGCCTGGGACAGGGCCGAACTGGTCCAGCGCGGGCACAACTTCGCCATCGTTGACGAAGTGGACTCCATCCTCATTGACGAGGCACGTACGCCGCTCATCATTTCCGGGCCGGCCCAGGGCGACACCAACCGCTGGTACAGCGAATTCGCCAAGGTGGTCCTGCGGCTGCAGCCCGAGAAGGATTACGAGGTCGACGAGAAGAAGCGTACCGTCGGTGTCCTGGAAAGCGGCATCGAAAAGGTTGAGGATTACCTCGGAGTCGAGAACCTGTACGAATCGGCCAACACGCCCCTGATCGGGTTCCTTAACAACGCCATCAAGGCCAAGGAACTTTTCAAGCGGGACAAGGACTACGTCATCCTCGACGGCGAGGTCCTGATCGTTGACGAGCACACCGGACGTATCCTCGCCGGCCGCCGCTATAACGAGGGCATGCACCAGGCCATTGAGGCCAAAGAGGGCGTTGAGATCAAGGCTGAGAACCAGACGCTGGCCACGGTGACGCTGCAGAACTACTTCCGCATGTACCACAAGCTCTCCGGCATGACCGGTACTGCCGAGACCGAGGCAGCGGAATTTATGGGTACCTACAAACTCGGAGTGGTGCCTATCCCCACCAACCGTGACATGCAGCGGATCGACCAGGCGGACCTGGTTTTCAAGAACGAGACCGTTAAGTTCGACGCCGTCGTCAAGGACATCGCTGAGCGGCACGAAAATGGCCAGCCGGTGCTCGTGGGTACCACCAGCGTCGAGAAAAGCGAATACTTGTCCCGGCTCCTCGCCAAGGAAGGCATCCGCCACGAGGTCCTGAACGCGAAGAACCACGCACGGGAAGCTGCCATTGTGGCCCAGGCGGGCCGCAAGGGCGCCGTCACCGTTGCAACCAACATGGCCGGCCGCGGTACCGACATCATGCTCGGCGGCAATGCCGAATTCACCGCCGTGGCCGAGCTGGCAAAGCGCGGCCTCGACCCGGAAGAGAACTCGGAGGAGTACGAGTCCGCCTGGCCTGAGGCCCTCGAAGGTGCAAAGCAGTCCGTCAAGGACGAACACGAGGAAGTCCTGAACTTGGGCGGCCTGTACGTGCTGGGCACCGAACGGCACGAATCCCGGCGCATCGACAACCAGCTCCGCGGCCGTTCCGGCCGTCAAGGTGACCCGGGCGAATCCCGGTTCTACCTTTCGCTTACCGACGACCTCATGCGCCTCTTCAACTCCGGCGCGGCGGAACGCCTGATGAACAGCTCAGTGCCGGACGACGTCGCGCTGGAATCCAAACTTGTCTCGCGCGCCATCGCTTCCGCGCAGGGCCAGGTGGAGGGGCGCAACGCCGAGCAGCGCAAGAACGTCCTGAAGTACGACGACGTCCTCAACCGCCAGCGCGAGGCCATCTACAGCGACCGCCGCCGGATCCTTGAGGGCGACGACCTGCACGAAAAGGTGCAGTTCTTTGTGGAGGACACCATCACCGCGCTCATCGACGCTGCCACGGCGGAAGGCAACGGCGACGACTGGGACTTCCACCAGCTCTGGACCAACCTCAAAACGCTCTACCCCGTCAGTGTCACACCTGAAGAGATCATCGAGGAAGCCGGTGGAAAGTCCAGGCTCACCGTCGAGATGCTGAAGGAAGAGCTGCTGTCCGACGCCCGTCTGGTGTACCAGTCCCGGGAAGAGGCGATCGGCTCCGAGAGCATGCGCGAGCTGGAGCGCCGGGTAGTCCTGTCAGTCATCGGGCGCAAATGGCAGGAACACCTTTATGAGATGGACTACCTCAAGGAGGGCATCGGCCTGCGCGCCATGGCCCAACGTGACCCGCTCGTTGAATACCAGCGTGAGGGCTTCGCCATGTTCCAGAGCATGATGGAGGCCATCCGCGAGGAAAGCGTTGGTTTCCTCTTCAACCTTGAAGTGGAAGTCACTCCTGCCCAGGACGTGGTTGTTGCGGACGACCAGGGCGGGCACACAGAGCACGTTGAGCCGCAGGTGCGGGCGGCCGGCCTGGAAGCACCGGCGCAGCCTGCCCAGCTGCAGTACACGGCTCCCCGCGAGGACGGCGGTACGCAGACCCGGGTGGAAACGCGCTCCTCGGGACGTTCGGGTAACCCGGCCAAGGCAGCGGCCCAGGACGCTGCCAAGCGGCCTGCCAAGAAGAAGAAGCGCTGA
- a CDS encoding winged helix-turn-helix domain-containing protein, translating into MATLSLDQARRIALAAQGLDKGRPAGPVSSRTVGRTFARLQLVQIDSVNVLARSHFLPFFSRLGNYDRSILRRMSATHPRRMMEYWAHEASYIRPEHFSDLRLWQKRSWVGAHSMDPALRATISARILDMLATARPLTAAQIADRIGHVEEKQNANWGWNWSAVKRVLEHLFEEGLVSAASRTEQFERRYTLTARVLPHHQIVEPAQADPVPALHRLIDAAAEAHGIGTVRCFADYFRTPVKAAAASVEHLVESGRLQPVTVTGWNREVFLHSAARMPRSATGRALLSPFDSLVFERRRLEELFGFHYRIEIYTPEHKRRYGYYVLPFLLRDRIVARVDLKADRAGGTLLARSAFAEPGASLDTAVELAAELRLMADWLGLPGVEVCRQGDLAGELGRAVACG; encoded by the coding sequence GTGGCCACGCTGAGCCTGGACCAGGCCCGGCGGATCGCTTTGGCAGCACAAGGACTCGACAAAGGACGGCCCGCCGGACCCGTGTCATCACGGACGGTGGGCCGGACCTTTGCCCGGCTCCAGCTTGTCCAGATCGATTCCGTCAACGTCCTCGCCCGCAGCCACTTCCTCCCTTTCTTCTCCAGGCTCGGCAACTACGACCGCAGTATCCTCCGGCGGATGTCGGCCACCCACCCGCGGCGCATGATGGAGTACTGGGCGCATGAAGCCAGCTACATCCGGCCCGAGCACTTCTCCGACCTTCGCCTGTGGCAGAAACGCTCCTGGGTCGGGGCCCACAGCATGGATCCCGCCCTCCGCGCCACTATTTCCGCGCGGATCCTGGACATGCTGGCGACGGCACGCCCTTTGACTGCCGCCCAGATTGCGGACAGGATCGGCCATGTCGAGGAAAAGCAGAACGCCAACTGGGGCTGGAACTGGAGTGCGGTCAAGAGGGTACTGGAGCACCTCTTCGAAGAGGGCCTCGTTTCGGCGGCCTCCAGGACGGAGCAATTTGAGCGGCGGTATACGCTCACCGCGCGGGTGCTTCCCCACCATCAAATTGTGGAGCCGGCGCAAGCTGACCCCGTTCCGGCCCTGCATCGGCTGATTGATGCGGCCGCGGAAGCCCACGGGATCGGCACCGTCAGGTGTTTCGCCGACTACTTCCGCACTCCTGTCAAAGCCGCGGCGGCGTCAGTGGAGCATCTGGTGGAGTCCGGCAGGCTGCAGCCAGTGACTGTCACGGGATGGAACCGTGAAGTCTTCCTTCACTCGGCGGCCAGGATGCCACGGAGTGCGACGGGCCGGGCCCTGCTGAGCCCGTTCGACTCCCTGGTCTTTGAACGGCGCCGGCTCGAGGAACTGTTCGGCTTCCACTACCGGATCGAGATCTACACGCCGGAACACAAACGGCGGTACGGCTATTACGTTCTTCCCTTCCTCCTGCGCGACCGGATAGTGGCACGGGTGGACCTGAAGGCCGACCGGGCAGGCGGGACACTGCTCGCCAGATCCGCCTTTGCCGAGCCTGGCGCCTCGCTGGACACCGCCGTCGAACTCGCCGCGGAGCTCCGACTGATGGCGGACTGGCTGGGACTGCCCGGCGTGGAGGTCTGCCGGCAGGGCGATCTCGCCGGGGAACTCGGCCGGGCTGTGGCCTGCGGATAG
- the hpf gene encoding ribosome hibernation-promoting factor, HPF/YfiA family, whose amino-acid sequence MEFMISGRNLTVSDRFREYAGEKISKIESLGDKVQRVDAKVSKETNSRQTGDQLTVEVTVLGRGPVIRAEASAADKFAAFDLAYNKLLERLRRAKDRKKVHHGRHTPKAVREATATLEPASANEPIYAEASHRDDVAPAPAEKSPYDVDNDIPAGNSPVLIRRKVFPAASLSLDDAVDNMELVGHDFYLFVDKATNTPSVVYRRRGWTYGVITLDHECEPGDTLVEEKILAYRSDDAAANA is encoded by the coding sequence ATGGAGTTTATGATCAGCGGACGAAATCTGACAGTTTCAGACCGGTTCCGCGAATATGCCGGGGAGAAGATCTCGAAAATTGAGTCGCTGGGGGACAAGGTCCAGCGCGTCGATGCAAAAGTTTCAAAGGAGACCAACTCGCGGCAGACCGGCGACCAGCTGACTGTTGAAGTGACCGTCCTGGGCAGGGGGCCGGTGATCCGTGCCGAAGCAAGCGCCGCTGACAAGTTCGCTGCATTCGACCTCGCATACAACAAGCTCCTCGAGCGCCTCCGCCGTGCCAAGGACCGCAAGAAGGTCCATCACGGACGCCACACCCCAAAAGCTGTCCGTGAAGCCACCGCCACGCTGGAACCAGCCAGCGCCAACGAACCGATATATGCCGAGGCGAGCCACCGCGACGACGTTGCGCCGGCCCCCGCAGAAAAGTCTCCCTATGATGTCGATAACGACATCCCGGCCGGGAATTCTCCGGTCCTGATCCGGCGCAAGGTCTTCCCGGCCGCCTCGCTTTCGCTCGACGATGCCGTGGACAACATGGAACTTGTCGGCCACGATTTCTACCTTTTCGTGGATAAGGCTACGAATACCCCGTCTGTCGTCTACCGGCGCCGCGGCTGGACCTACGGGGTCATCACCCTGGACCACGAATGCGAACCGGGCGACACTTTGGTTGAAGAAAAAATTCTCGCGTACCGTTCTGACGACGCAGCAGCCAACGCCTAG
- a CDS encoding ComF family protein has protein sequence MSNRLRAPGRLPRTVRVDPDLVPSAERPARHRSDHQSALLRLVDQAAGAAGDLLALAVPVDCVCCGAEDRALCIACDRNIRRLTHEPFRAERGAPALMDVDGTVLLPVVAAGVYREELAQALLSFKRHGQHQLGDSLGRALAGAVRAATDGAEGICLVPVPTSNAAFLKRGFSPVHLLLRKVSRQLPELRVAHVLEKSGTGVLQLPGGQKGLDRGGRARRVRGSMRVHQRGRKRLPGHRCVIVDDVLTTGATLSEAARALHLAGAVVAGAVVLAATRPPDSAGSGAASAEARGEGHDLEKNKPGKDE, from the coding sequence GTGAGCAACAGACTTAGGGCGCCGGGCAGGCTACCCCGGACCGTCCGGGTCGATCCGGACCTCGTCCCGTCGGCGGAGCGGCCCGCCAGGCACCGGTCCGATCACCAAAGCGCCTTGCTGCGCCTGGTGGATCAGGCTGCGGGCGCAGCCGGGGACCTCCTCGCGCTCGCTGTTCCAGTGGACTGCGTGTGCTGCGGAGCCGAAGACCGTGCGCTGTGCATCGCTTGCGACCGCAACATCCGCCGGCTGACGCACGAGCCCTTCCGGGCTGAGCGCGGAGCTCCTGCCCTGATGGACGTCGATGGGACGGTGCTGTTGCCAGTGGTGGCCGCAGGCGTGTACAGGGAGGAACTGGCGCAGGCCCTCCTTTCTTTCAAACGGCACGGCCAACACCAGCTCGGGGACAGCCTGGGCCGCGCGCTCGCCGGCGCCGTTCGAGCAGCAACGGACGGCGCGGAGGGGATCTGCCTGGTGCCCGTGCCCACCAGCAACGCAGCGTTCCTGAAGCGTGGCTTCAGCCCGGTCCACCTGCTCTTGCGGAAGGTGTCGCGGCAGCTCCCGGAACTTCGCGTGGCGCACGTGCTGGAAAAGAGCGGAACGGGCGTTCTACAGCTGCCCGGAGGCCAAAAAGGCCTGGACCGTGGCGGCCGTGCCCGGCGGGTGCGGGGGTCCATGCGTGTCCACCAGCGGGGCCGGAAACGGCTGCCCGGCCACCGCTGCGTCATTGTCGACGACGTCCTCACGACAGGCGCGACACTCTCGGAAGCGGCCCGGGCGCTGCACTTGGCGGGGGCCGTCGTGGCAGGCGCGGTGGTCCTCGCCGCGACACGCCCGCCGGACTCTGCCGGCTCCGGCGCCGCATCCGCTGAAGCCCGGGGAGAGGGGCATGACTTGGAAAAAAATAAACCAGGAAAGGATGAATAA
- a CDS encoding LpqB family beta-propeller domain-containing protein: MTGRSTPRARLAASLLVLLLALLAGCARIPTSGPVGKSSESSAGNLSAPVFLPAAPQAGASPETIIDYFYRAGSGYEDDYAVARQYLTQASSVSWKPDQRALVYREAKVVAGEAENVYNYELDVAYTVDADGIATQSPEGTIEKIPVTVTQVDGQWRISALPDGTAIAEETFKVIYGAYPIYFYDPTFTYAVPDVRWFIKNKTVKAMTSALLAGPAPYLRGAVASAFPSGIKLARESVPVVSGAAQVDLTAKELTDTSPEDRLRMQMQLTLTFRSQPDVVNVELRANQDLVRVEDNGSVLPPVVDRSVPSRQIAVSGNELVRYENNRISPLPDMQPVSSLAPRFPAESPASQTAAFLNDSRTTLYSINPGQPARALTTRSTLTRPSFGLNGWLWSAGPGAEGGTEVVAFRPTGVAEGATVPAVTLTPAWLAGRTVKDFRISREGVRALVISEQNGKTRVQVTGIIRGGDGTPRELTPPVTLATESGPDQGVWVSDTTVAVMKGAAGSNVTPELLSLTSGQPQQLAPWPGLVALSAGNGPEEIYAQSGEGVFQRLGNGWSPQIKGPIDPSFPG; this comes from the coding sequence ATGACGGGCCGCAGTACACCGCGGGCCAGGCTGGCGGCTTCATTGCTGGTGCTTCTGCTGGCCCTGCTGGCGGGCTGCGCCCGGATTCCCACGTCCGGGCCGGTGGGCAAAAGCAGTGAGAGCAGCGCGGGCAACCTCAGTGCGCCGGTATTCCTGCCGGCTGCGCCGCAGGCCGGGGCGTCACCGGAAACGATCATCGATTACTTCTACCGTGCCGGCAGCGGCTACGAGGACGACTACGCTGTGGCGCGCCAGTATCTGACGCAGGCTTCGTCCGTTTCGTGGAAGCCGGACCAGCGTGCCCTCGTCTACCGGGAAGCCAAGGTAGTGGCCGGCGAGGCCGAAAATGTGTACAACTACGAGCTCGACGTCGCCTACACCGTGGATGCCGACGGGATAGCAACCCAGTCGCCGGAAGGGACTATCGAAAAAATCCCCGTCACTGTCACCCAGGTGGACGGGCAATGGCGGATTTCGGCCCTGCCGGATGGAACAGCCATCGCCGAAGAAACCTTCAAGGTGATCTACGGTGCGTACCCCATCTACTTCTATGACCCCACGTTTACGTATGCGGTCCCGGACGTGCGCTGGTTTATCAAGAACAAGACCGTCAAGGCGATGACCAGTGCACTGCTCGCAGGGCCCGCGCCGTACCTGCGGGGCGCCGTGGCCAGCGCCTTTCCTTCGGGCATCAAGCTGGCCCGGGAGTCGGTTCCTGTTGTCTCCGGGGCGGCCCAGGTGGACCTGACCGCCAAGGAACTGACGGATACTTCGCCCGAAGACCGGCTGCGAATGCAGATGCAGCTGACTTTGACCTTCCGCAGCCAGCCGGACGTGGTCAACGTCGAACTCCGCGCGAACCAGGACCTGGTCCGGGTGGAGGACAACGGCTCGGTCCTGCCGCCGGTAGTGGACAGGAGTGTGCCGTCGCGCCAGATTGCGGTGAGCGGCAACGAGCTCGTGCGGTATGAGAACAACAGGATTTCGCCGCTGCCGGACATGCAGCCGGTGTCCTCGCTCGCGCCGCGGTTCCCCGCCGAATCCCCGGCATCGCAGACGGCAGCCTTCCTCAACGACAGCCGCACCACCCTGTACAGCATCAACCCCGGCCAACCTGCACGTGCGCTGACCACACGAAGCACCCTGACCCGGCCGTCCTTCGGCCTTAACGGCTGGCTGTGGTCGGCGGGACCCGGGGCTGAGGGGGGAACTGAAGTTGTTGCGTTCCGGCCCACAGGAGTGGCGGAGGGAGCCACCGTACCCGCGGTCACGCTGACGCCGGCCTGGCTGGCAGGACGGACGGTCAAGGACTTCCGGATCTCCCGCGAGGGAGTCCGGGCGCTGGTGATTTCCGAGCAAAACGGTAAAACCCGGGTCCAGGTAACCGGCATCATCCGGGGCGGCGACGGGACTCCCCGCGAGCTCACGCCACCCGTTACGCTGGCCACCGAAAGCGGACCGGACCAGGGTGTGTGGGTAAGCGATACCACCGTTGCCGTGATGAAGGGGGCCGCCGGTTCGAACGTCACCCCGGAGTTGCTCTCGCTCACGTCGGGGCAGCCGCAGCAACTGGCCCCCTGGCCGGGACTCGTGGCCCTCAGCGCCGGCAACGGTCCCGAGGAAATCTACGCCCAGTCCGGGGAGGGCGTCTTCCAGCGGCTGGGCAACGGCTGGTCGCCGCAGATCAAGGGACCTATCGATCCGTCGTTCCCGGGCTGA
- the mtrB gene encoding MtrAB system histidine kinase MtrB, with product MWQRRALIVSLRVARLVWTGFRRFLPALRYIGRALQQRWRRSLQFRTVLTTLLLAVTSFAVVGAYLSNQIANNLFQERLTQAESETRYNVKQVQDTFDGAQVTDQSSVITLVYDTLNAVEGRGSVIQRRYVFEAMPEQTKPRNRWVESRASDQLTVSVIPPELRKAVQESGKDQYWASTVIPVGTEDRPGIAVGNKVTFNGTVYELYLIYDLNTAQQTLNEIQSVLWAGGAVLVLMIGAIAWYVTHNVVSPVSHAAMVSEKLAAGQLQERMVVRGEDEVARLGASFNHMAASLQEQITQLATLSQMQQRFVSDVSHELRTPLTTVRMAAEVLYDARDDFDPINKRSAELLYNQVERFQSLLSDLLEISRFDAGVAMLDAEPEDILQVVAHVIEGAAPVAAEYGSEILLSAPAGAVIVEMDARRIDRILRNLILNAVEHGEGKPVTVTVAASQTAVGIAVRDHGIGMAPAEAARVFDRFWRADPARARTTGGSGLGLSIAMEDTKLHNGWLQAWGKKGSGANFRLTLSLRQGEEIDKSPVQLEPEDIIIPGETDNRNMLVLEAGTPLAPAAAPKETP from the coding sequence ATCTGGCAACGCCGTGCCCTGATTGTCAGCCTGCGCGTCGCCCGGCTGGTGTGGACAGGGTTCCGCAGGTTCCTCCCGGCACTCCGCTATATAGGACGGGCACTGCAGCAGCGGTGGCGCCGGTCGCTGCAGTTCCGCACAGTCCTCACTACCCTGCTCCTGGCCGTCACGTCTTTCGCCGTGGTGGGCGCCTATCTTTCGAACCAGATCGCCAACAACCTCTTCCAGGAGCGGCTGACCCAGGCGGAGTCCGAGACGCGCTACAACGTCAAGCAGGTGCAGGACACGTTCGACGGCGCCCAGGTCACCGACCAGTCCAGTGTCATCACCCTGGTGTACGACACTCTGAACGCCGTGGAGGGGCGCGGCTCGGTGATCCAGCGGAGATACGTCTTTGAGGCCATGCCTGAACAGACGAAGCCGCGGAACCGCTGGGTGGAGTCACGGGCCTCTGACCAGCTGACGGTCAGCGTTATCCCGCCGGAATTGCGCAAGGCGGTCCAGGAATCGGGCAAGGACCAGTACTGGGCCTCAACCGTCATCCCGGTAGGGACCGAGGACCGTCCCGGTATCGCCGTCGGAAACAAGGTGACGTTCAACGGCACGGTTTATGAGCTGTACCTGATCTACGACCTCAACACCGCCCAGCAGACCCTCAACGAAATTCAAAGCGTACTGTGGGCCGGCGGAGCGGTGCTGGTCCTGATGATCGGTGCCATCGCCTGGTACGTCACACACAATGTGGTCAGCCCCGTGAGCCATGCCGCGATGGTCTCCGAAAAACTCGCCGCCGGCCAGCTGCAGGAGCGGATGGTGGTCCGGGGTGAGGACGAGGTGGCCCGCCTCGGTGCCTCCTTTAACCACATGGCCGCCAGCCTCCAGGAGCAGATCACCCAGCTGGCTACGCTGTCCCAGATGCAGCAGCGCTTCGTCTCCGACGTGTCGCATGAACTGCGGACGCCGCTGACCACAGTCCGGATGGCCGCCGAAGTGCTCTACGACGCGCGGGATGATTTCGACCCCATCAACAAGCGTTCCGCAGAACTCCTGTACAACCAGGTGGAGCGGTTCCAGTCACTCCTGTCGGACCTGCTGGAAATCTCCCGCTTCGATGCCGGCGTTGCCATGCTCGACGCCGAACCGGAAGACATCCTGCAGGTGGTGGCCCACGTGATCGAAGGCGCAGCGCCCGTCGCCGCCGAGTACGGCTCCGAGATCCTGCTCAGTGCACCGGCCGGTGCTGTCATCGTGGAGATGGATGCCCGACGGATCGACCGGATCCTGCGGAACCTCATCCTCAACGCTGTGGAACATGGAGAGGGGAAGCCGGTGACAGTCACCGTGGCAGCCAGCCAGACCGCCGTCGGGATCGCAGTCCGGGACCACGGCATTGGCATGGCGCCGGCCGAAGCCGCGCGGGTCTTCGACAGGTTCTGGCGGGCAGATCCTGCCCGTGCCCGCACCACCGGAGGCAGTGGCCTCGGGCTCTCCATCGCGATGGAGGACACCAAACTTCACAACGGGTGGCTGCAGGCATGGGGCAAGAAGGGCAGCGGTGCGAACTTCCGGCTGACCCTGTCCCTGCGCCAGGGGGAAGAAATCGACAAGTCGCCCGTGCAGCTGGAACCGGAGGACATCATCATTCCTGGCGAAACAGACAACAGGAACATGTTGGTCCTTGAGGCCGGCACTCCGCTTGCTCCGGCGGCCGCCCCGAAGGAGACCCCATGA
- the mtrA gene encoding MtrAB system response regulator MtrA: MKARILVVDDDEALAEMIGIVLRNDGFEPVFCGDGAKALDIFRSSRPDLVLLDLMLPGVDGIEVCRQIRAESDVPIVMLTAKSDTSDVVRGLESGADDYVPKPFKPAELVARVRARLRPGDQKAPETLKIADITIDVAGHTVSRGNERISLTPLEFDLLVALARKPWQVFTRELLLEQVWGYRHAADTRLVNVHVQRLRSKIEQDPEAPEVVLTVRGVGYKAGA; the protein is encoded by the coding sequence ATGAAGGCACGCATTCTGGTGGTAGACGATGACGAAGCGCTGGCCGAAATGATCGGAATTGTTCTTCGCAATGACGGCTTCGAACCAGTCTTCTGCGGCGACGGCGCCAAGGCGCTCGACATTTTCCGTTCATCGAGGCCGGACCTGGTCCTGCTGGACCTTATGCTTCCCGGAGTGGATGGCATCGAGGTATGCCGGCAGATCCGCGCGGAGTCGGACGTGCCCATCGTGATGCTGACCGCCAAGTCGGACACCTCCGACGTCGTCCGCGGGCTTGAATCCGGCGCCGACGACTACGTGCCCAAGCCGTTCAAACCCGCCGAACTCGTGGCGCGCGTGCGCGCCCGGCTGCGTCCCGGCGACCAGAAGGCCCCCGAAACGCTGAAGATCGCCGACATCACCATCGACGTCGCCGGTCACACGGTGAGCCGGGGCAACGAGCGGATTTCCCTGACGCCCCTGGAGTTCGATCTCCTGGTGGCCCTTGCCCGCAAACCGTGGCAGGTGTTCACCCGCGAACTGCTCCTTGAGCAGGTTTGGGGCTACCGCCACGCCGCCGACACGCGGCTGGTCAATGTCCATGTCCAGCGCCTCCGGTCCAAAATCGAGCAGGATCCGGAAGCCCCGGAAGTTGTCTTAACGGTGCGTGGTGTCGGCTACAAAGCAGGGGCCTGA